The Amblyraja radiata isolate CabotCenter1 chromosome 31, sAmbRad1.1.pri, whole genome shotgun sequence genome contains a region encoding:
- the smim1 gene encoding small integral membrane protein 1, producing MPNLTMNTSETDVQYSRWNDNAQEQVTISVPPIEASSCRRIYNKLCTGKVGIVMKAFGGVATFLIIFITGYVTGYYVHKCK from the exons ATGCCAAATTTGACGATGAACACTAGTGAGACAGATGTGCAGTACAGTCGGTGGAATGACAACGCCCAGGAACAGGTCACCATAAGCGTTCCTCCAATTGAAGCCTCGAGCTGTAGAAG GATATACAATAAATTGTGCActggcaaagttggcattgtaaTGAAAGCCTTCGGTGGAGTGGCAACGTTCTTGATCATCTTCATCACTGGATACGTCACGGGTTACTATGTGCACAAGTGTAAATAG
- the ccdc27 gene encoding coiled-coil domain-containing protein 27 → MKGFLELQKREHPPEKTTVKKCDVLQIKAIRKGTKKLEDPISVRKGKRMMLNPPTKGGMPAVMLSAATDLTILSRVGYSAIPNSIQTDWSNENFQGISKENLPLHISMMHEKEKCAFLLEEQSEHIADIEAESARKDLQIETLQNEIEHLSIQLNQSAIADIYNSQVHSMHEHMHRQSELDVLNEIKGESKQKDLIIADLRDQIWQLGLQIRLLRDDVSIAILDVVKDEDSGRQQEFEAVVEPATPPEGNASEENIQDEERASSVGEDVVDYTESQVHISSEPTKSPSSEKWADEELLSLPTDDGKVEMLQIRNEELEKAVTELEENYNMSTGTVIMLNRKMSLAEDKLKNTEATVARLQKELRERCSQLQDMSSKFSSLREANNQLRVVTDLQNENVRLRELVVKLEAGSTEQTEAVVKLREQTGNLQLRSTVEEARTRQLQDEYNTVKTENRNLQRNLQEHQVTLQATNTRLERFISRIVQVIYSAPGVEQPNREITDDDTLKAFKTLLDERLEFYGLLIAHEIAVRPLFSSTDESHMTL, encoded by the exons ATGAAGGGATTTTTGGAGCTCCAAAAAAGGGAACACCCACCAGAAAAGACCACTGTGAAGAAATGTGATGTGTTGCAGATTAAGGCCATTCGTAAAGGCACCAAGAAACTTGAAGATCCAATTTCTGTAAGGAAG GGTAAAAGGATGATGCTAAACCCTCCTACGAAGGGTGGTATGCCCGCTG TCATGTTGTCCGCAGCCACAGATTTAACTATACTGTCCCGCGTGGGTTACTCAGCGATCCCAAACTCGATACAAACAGACTGGAGCAATGAAAATTTCCAGGGAATTTCCAAAGAGAATCTTCCTTTGCACATTTCCATGATGCATGAAAAG GAGAAGTGTGCATTTCTGTTGGAGGAGCAGTCCGAGCATATCGCGGACATCGAAGCTGAGTCTGCAAGAAAGGATCTTCAGATTGAAACGCTGCAGAACGAGATTGAGCATTTATCAATACAGCTCAATCAATCAGCTATTGCCGACATTTACAATTCACAG GTACATTCGATGCATGAGCACATGCACAGGCAGTCGGAGTTGGACGTACTGAACGAGATTAAAGGTGAGAGTAAACAGAAAGACCTGATCATCGCTGATTTAAGGGACCAGATTTGGCAACTGGGATTGCAAATCAGACTTCTGAGAGATGACGTCAGCATCGCCATCCTGGACGTGGTGAAGGATGAAGACTCGGGGAGGCAGCAGGAATTTGAAGCAGTCGTCGAG CCTGCCACACCACCAGAGGGGAACGCAAGTGAGGAAAACATTCAAGACGAAGAAAGAGCATCGAGTGTTGGAGAAGATGTGGTTGATTATACAGAGTCCCAAGTGCACATCTCGTCTGAGCCAACCAAATCCCCCAGCTCGGAAAAATGGGCAGATGAGGAGTTGTTGTCCCTCCCAACAGATGATGGGAAGGTGGAGATGCTGCAGATTAGGAATGAGGAGCTGGAGAaggcagtgacagaactggaAGAGAACTACAACATGTCGACAG GGACAGTCATAATGCTGAACAGAAAAATGTCACTAGCTGAAGATAAGCTGAAGAACACAGAGGCGACAGTGGCAAGGCTGCAGAAGGAGCTGAGGGAGAGATGTTCTCAGCTACAGGACATGTCCAGCAAG TTTTCCAGTCTGCGGGAGGCAAATAATCAGCTTAGGGTGGTGACAGACCTGCAGAATGAAAACGTCAGGCTCAGGGAG ctggtggtcaaactggaGGCAGGGTCAACGGAGCAAACGGAGGCAGTGGTGAAGCTGAGGGAGCAGACGGGAAACCTACAGCTTCGCTCCACTGTGGAAGAGGCAAGGACCAGGCAGCTACAGGATGAGTACAACACCGTCAAGACAGAGAACCGTAACCTCCAACGCAACCTCCAGGAGCATCAAGTGACCCTGCAAGCAACCAACACCAGG CTGGAAAGATTCATCAGTAGAATTGTGCAAGTTATCTACAGTGCACCTGGCGTTGAACAACCTAACAGAGAGATCACCGATGATGATACTCTTAAAGCATTCAAG ACATTACTAGACGAACGGCTTGAATTTTACGGACTATTGATTGCACATGAAATAGCGGTCCGCCCTCTCTTCTCCAGCACTGATGAATCCCATATGACTCTGTGA